In Camelus dromedarius isolate mCamDro1 chromosome 16, mCamDro1.pat, whole genome shotgun sequence, the genomic stretch ccactcTACTTCCTGGCTTCTGCTTCCTTGTGTAATAACCGTAGATAGAGAGAGCCCGCTGTATGCCAGGTCCCATGCCAGCATTGCCCCACCCCCCCTGGTTTGGGCCCCCCTTGCTCCCTTTCCTTCTACTGcctttcctctctgccccttTGAGGGGCAACCTTCAAAGCTCAGCTGGACCCCACCCCTGCCTTGTTTCCTGAAGCTCCCCCCAATCCCCTCCTGTCTCTACCACTCTGGTGACAAATGGTCACATGATCCACAGTGGTACCTAGCGCCCTCATTTTCCACTGGACGCCCAGCAAGATTATAAACTGCTTGAGGGTAGGGGCTGTGTCTTATCTTCAGAAACATAATAGAAAAGGATCCAAGCCAACAGCCTCTTTGCACAGAAGTCAGatattcccctccctcctcccactgtcATCCATACATCCTAGTCCATCCCATCTACCTAATCTCATGAGGGAAGAAATCCTAAATAAATTGAACAACAACTACGCAACCACAATGCATATGAGGTGCCTACTGCATGCTGGGTACTGGGAATGCCCTGGTGAGCAGCGCCAGACCAGAGTCCCTGCATGCAAGGAGCACCCCAGACAAAGGGACCGGTATTTGGAAATGAGTAACTGGGCCCCAGCCATTCCACAGAAAGTTGCATCTCTTAATAGCAGGGAGATCATATAGTTTATTGCCCAAACCAGGACATTTTTGAGAGTAAAAATAGGAGCTGTTAATAATTACACTGAGTCAATAGATGCTCTGGACAAACCGGGTGCATGGTCTCATTAATTAAGAGCCACAGtccccctgcctcctgctcctctAGCCACAAAAGGAACTTTGGCTACTGGTCAAATCTGCCAGAGATCTGAGCCTTGGTCTGACCTTGGAtaagggagaagacagaggaTGCACTCCAGgaatgggcaggggaggggagggcaggaaggactGTGCAGGCCCCAGAGCTAGAATCGGTGATCAGGAACTAGGGCAGGTCTGTGTCTGAGATCGGGGGAGGCAGGCGGGTGTGGGACGCAGCACCAGCCTCCAGCCGCTGTGTCTCTGAGCTCGGCTCACATGCAGGTGGCTTTTGCAGGCTCTCCGCCCTCCCCATCTGCCCAAGTCCTGCCTGCTTCAAGGAAAATGGGGACATTGGGGTTCCTGTGGCTTCTTGGAGTTTCTTTTACTCTACCTCCTTACACAAAGGTGGCCTGGTTTGTACTTGCATTATAGGCTGAGCCccatggagtgtgtgtgtgtgtgtgtgtgcgtgtgtttgagACAGAGAGACCTatttccctctgtccctctgtctgtctgactTTCAGACTATTAATACAAGCCCCACGTCTGGCTGCACCCCCAGACCATATGCTCCTGCAGCAGAACGCTGCCCCTCCCAGCTGAGCCTGTCTGTTCCGTTTCTGATCGGCGCCAGGCTCATAGACCCCATGTAGGTAGAATATAACTTTCCATAAATAACCTGTAGCCCGACCTACAATTTAgcctttgggttttttcccctctcatgGTAATGAGATTATAACCTGGGCTCATCGCTCCTGGATCTCCGGGTCCCAGAAGCAGACCCTAGGTGCATCTCAGTGTTGGGGCATTGGTTTGAATTCCTGGTCCCCCGACACTGCCTCACACATGGTGAAGACTCAGTACACACTGAGGAATTGTCTCCTCTGCTCACGAACCTTCAGCCTCAGTGTCTTGTCTTGGGCTGTGTCTTCTTCCTAGGATGTTCATGCTCCCTTCTCCACCTGGCAACCCTCTAAGCAGCATCCATCTCCGTGAAACCCTCCCTAAGCTTGATCCCTCATCCCCACCACAGAGTAAATTACTGCTGTCTTGGTCCAGGTAACACTTTGTCCAGAACAATGTGACCTGATTATTTGCCCATGTGCCCACCAGGCTCTGAGCAGCTTGAGTGAGTGCCAGGCTGGGGAACTGAGCCCATGTCTGGCAGTAGGCAAAACATTTAACCCCTTGGTGCCAGATTCAAACACAAACCTGGCTCCAGAGCCCTTGTCCCACCCCTGTGCCGCACTACCTCTGGGGACTGGACGATGTATCCATTTCTTACCTGCTCTCCAGTTCTGGGCTCTGGGACACCCCTCACGAGGCATGGATTCCCTGTAGGGTCTCACTGAGGCCAACTCTGGGTCTGGAGGCAGCAACACTGACATTTATCAAAGACTTGTTGACGATGATAATGAATTTAGGAGGGCTCATTGGGAATTAAAGGGAACAGTCATGGGGAGGAACTCAGCTTACTTTGGGGGATGGGCTGGGCTTTATTCAAAGCTTTGCAATTGGTCATCCAGCACTATCACGTGAGGCAAGACTTTTCAGAGAAGTACAAGACAGGATCCCTGCTTGTGAAGCTTACATTTTCACTGGGGAGGCATAAAGTTCAAGTTTGGGAAAATGATTGACTGAGCTCCTGTGAGCTGGTGCTAAGGTGTCTTTAAGGTGGCTTTGTGTCTACCCCAGTACTGAGCACAGCTCTGGGAGACGGGCGACCTATGAATGAATGTCGAATGGAAGACAGAGCATCAGGAACCAAAGGAGTGGCATGGATAAAGGGGTGGGACGTCTAGGGAGAGAGGGATCAGTGGGGATTGGAACATCTCTAGAAGGTTCAGGGAAGAGGTGACAGGGAATATGAACCCCAAAGAAAGAGCAGGAATTGTTGTAGGTGGTAAGCTaaggaggcagggatggggcagCCTGTGGCCACTGGGGAGTCATAAGGAAATTTGGTAGAATGGGGGATGGGAATCAGCTTGACTTGTCAGACTGAGAAGCCTGAACTTGATCTGGGGCAAGAAGGAGCTATTGAGGGATTTTGAGCAAGGGTGTGACATGATGAGAACAGTGTTtttggaagacagtgtggagggCAGGCTGCTAAAGGGAGACCAGGCTGAGGTTAGTACAATGGCAGGGGGGAAGGTTTGGAAAGGAAGGGACGAACATGACCTTTCAAAGGAAGGACAGAATTGCTACCAGGGCCACCATAACGCAGTCAAAGTTACCTCCAACAAGTAAGCCCTAGAGACCAAGAGAAGGATATTAAGGTGGACAGAAATGACCAAGTGTGGTTGATGAAATGAGACCACATCCTCTCCGTAATAATTCATTGTCTTTATTAACAATGCCTCTGGATTCTGAAAGAACAGACTGATATTTCATAAAGCAATATTAACATTGTCACTCTCTACCAGAAAAACTTTTGCATAAATAActtaagtgagaaaataaatatgtaactttttttccccaaaaactgctactttcattcttttggaCAAATCCCACATGAAAAGATTGCAAAACCAACCATGCTTTCACCATGGCAtgtacttctgtttaaaaaaaatttttttaaacaattaaaaactgCACAGAAAGTAAGTGGTGCCTGGAAATGATTTTCCAAGAGATTTTTGGATGGCAGCTAGGAAGCTTTGCAGTTTCTCAGCATATATACAGCACTTGTCATTTCTTCCccaataatattattttaatgtaagaTATGCCATCACACATAACAGCAGTGAGAAGCTCTTTTCCAGACAGAAATGTTTCTGTGAGTGGTAGGCAGGAGGGACCTGCTGGTCTCTGAACGGGTGGTGGCCACTCCCTTGGGCCGGCAAGCCCAATGTTCTGGGACCTCGAGCTTCTCTGCAAAAAGTGACCTTAAAATATGGCCctggtttgggggagggggcactgcTTTTTGGGAATAAGGTGGTGACTTCTGTCCCTCCCACTACCCTTGGGACCTTCTTCTCTACCCCAGCTGACAGTGCTGTTTCTGCATCCTTTGAGATGGAAGAAGGGAGGTCACCAAACATctggggaggccaggctgggacaCACCACAGCTTCTTCCACAAGTTTGTCAGCCATAAAtagattcttcttttttcctgcttttcatcTTTGGCTGTCAGATCAGAGGATTACAACGCCAAATTCTGGAAGCCACCACATCAGTGATTCAATCcaaactctctctctcctctgcccattCAAAGGGCTCCTGAGTCCTTGGAATCACGTGGCATTAGATTCCTCCAGATGCTAatcccacccccatctccatttttcaaagaggaaatcGAGGTCCAGAAAGAGAAGCGTGTAATCTGAGGTCACCCAGCACGTAGTGGCAGAGTTAGGACTAGAAACCCTATCTGTGGCCCCCAGACCTGTGTTCTTGGCACAACACGGCACTAACGGCGTTCTGACGGGCAAAGAGATAGGGGGAGGCGGCGGAGAGGAGTTTATCGAACTTACTTATCAGTCCCTGGAATTTTCTCAATCCCCACTGCTCCCTTAAAACCCCACGGCGGTGAAACGCTTCCTTTTCTGCCTCCTCTGAAGTGGGACCAGCAAAGGTAGGCGGCCCCGGTAggcggggctgcggggctgcgGGGCTCAGTGTCTGTGACTCTcagctccctcccctgccccgggGACGCCCTCGACGGGCGGGAAGAGAGGTCTTTGCGGACACCCGGGATCCACAGGGTCTGGCTCCCTCCTACCGCAGCCAGGAAGGTCTCAGCCCCTGGCCCTAGGTTGCAGGcatttaaaatgaaacacaaacGATCGAACCGCGGGCAGGGGGCGGAATCCTGGGGcgcctgggtgggtggggggcgcCCACGGCGGGGGCGGGTCGGGCGCGCTCTAATAGGCGTTCTCCAGCTCGGCCCCGTTGGCTTTGGTGCTCCGAGCGCGGGGCCGCGGCTTCCGGCCCTTCTGCGGCCGCGCGGCCTCGGGCCCGAAGTCCTTGAGCTCGGACTGGTTGTGGAAGCGAGTGAGGCGCTTGCACTTGCACGAGGCCACCAGGCGCACCTTGCGCGCGCGCGGCGCCGCGCCGCCGGGACACAGCAGCTGCACCCGCTGCGCGCGGTAGCGATCGGGGATGCAGCGGAAGTCGGGCCCGCTCGGGCGCCACCACTTGCCGCGGCCGATGGCGTTGGGCAGCAGGCGCGCCGGGCCGCACTGGCCCGAGCACACCAGCTCGGTGACCGGCTTGGCGCTGCGGCACGGCCCGTCCGTCACGTGGCGGGTGAAGTGCAGCTCGCGGCAGCTGTACTCGGAGGCGTCTGCGGAGAGAGGCGCGCGTGAGGGCGGCCACCCAGCCAGTCCCCCTCCAAACCACCCCCGCATTTTCCAATCCTGCCTCTCCCTAGCCTATGAGGATCTATTACGGGAAGGGCCCAGGTGTCCTGGACCTGGTGAAAAGATCACTGGCCTATCCTCTCCCCGTAGAACTTTGGAGCCAAGTGACTGCTTTCAGTTTAAATATCAGCTCCatcactgtgtgacctttggcaagttacttaacctctctgtgcttcctatcTGCAAAGTGGGTTGTCTTGAGGATTCAGTGAGTAAACCCATTACATATATAATGCAGAGGACACCAGCAGGCACTTAGTAAAAGCTGGACACGTGGGCTGTTAATGATGTTATTATTAGTCTTCTCTTTGCCAGGCTTAAGTCCTATCTGGCCGCAGCAGGGTAGGTACTAGGCACACACTCTAAATGCCTTTGCCTTTTCCCAAATTCCTTTTCCAGCCTATTGGGAAGGGTAAGGCGGGGTGGAGAAAAGAGTAGGGGTTAATTGAAGGTAATAAATCAGGGCAGCtcctgaggaggggagggctggaaGGGGAAGAGGCTGAAGTCTTTAGACTTGAAAGGAGCCGAAGGCAGCATGTCCAGCCCCCTGGTTATCGCTGTGGAtactgaggccaagagagggaAAAGTTCTTGCTCAAAAGGCAGAGCTGGTCTCCTGAGTCTGCTCCTCCCGGGCTCCAGCCCTCTCGGCTCCCACAAGGGTGGAAGCTGTGTGCCCCAGCACTGTGGGAGGCTGGGctaggggtgagggtggggggctgCTTTTTACTACAGTTACTTTCCTATCAGAGGGGGACCAAGCTCTGACTGAAAATCTACAGCTTCAGCTACCACAAACAGTTATTAAGCatctgctgtgtaccaggcactctgCTGGGTACTTCTCTTCCTGTGGCACAGGCGGCACAGGCTTGCTCCCTGGGTAGGGGGAGCTGGGTAAGGTCTGGCGTGGAAGACACCTCAATTATGTCTCCTACCGTGGGCTTTAAACAGCTGGTCCTCACCTGAGCACTTGTCCACCCCCAAGGGTCTCATAGGGACAGTTCTAATGTGACATGAAGGGCTGAAAAATAGTCCTAAGACTAAAAcctgagaggaggcagagaaagccaGGCCCCCACCCCTTGCAGACCAAGCAGAGCAGGAGAGATGTGGGAGTTGCCTTCCTCCCACGACTGGCCTTCTGGTTTCTGGGCTGGTTTGGCATCCTCACCCTTGCTCCCAGGCCACAAGGGTAGTGTGTGGGGGCGGCCTTTTTGCCCAGGAAAGGAGGCTTTGAGGCTTTCCAAGAATAGTAGCCGTAGGTCAGGCACTTCTTCTGTAAAGGGCAACTTTGTTTTGAGCACGTGGCTTCCTCTGGGACTGTGGCTCGCATGGGAGCCCGGGGAGGTGGACGTCTTGTACTTGGGTCCCCAACAGCCCTTCGCTTGCGCTTAGTTGACCCTCTCTGGGCTGGAGTAGGGGAAAGGCACTCCTGCCCTCCGGATGTGAAGACTCATGGTCCCGCCAGCCTTCTCTGGGGGTGCCCTTTGCAGAGCCCCCATTCCCAGATGGATGTAAAGCAGAGTAGGATGGGATGCAGGAGCCTGGGCAGTGGGCTCATCCCCCACCTGGACAATGGCCAGAGGGCCTCACTCTGAAGTGTCAttccagcccccgcccccacccattCCTGCCAGCTGCAGAGACAGCTGTGCACACTGCCCCCCAGGCTTCTCTGTGCAGACCTGACCAGGAACCCAGGTGTGCCTTCCACTGGGGCCACTGCCTGCATGCTAGGATCAGGCTCCCACCCCAGGAAGGAGGCAAagctgggcctgggggtggggattCAGGACAGATGGTGCCGCCTGCACCCATGCCCTGCACAGAGGATGCTGCCTCCCCTCCAGGACCTGGACCCAGCTGCTACCAGGTCAGAAGCTAAAACTACCTGCAGTTCCCATTCCTTCCAAGTGTCAGCTTGCTGGGTAGATCATGGGTAGTGGGAACTGAAGGGGTGCATCTCAGGTATCCGTTTCCCACTGCTTTGCAGGCGTTTGCTCTGGCTTTCGTCCCCAAACCCCCGACAAGGGCTATCTTGTAATTGGATCAAACTGGGTTGAAATCTCAGCTCTCTCCTCACTAACTGGTGACTTAATCTCTGAAGCCTCCGTTTCTTCACCTTCAACTTGGGAGTTCCCTGGGGGATGGTTCAGGCACAGCCGAGGTGGCGTCTGCATCCAGCAGGTGCTCATAGATGTGAGACTCCTTGCCCTGTCCCTCCCCAGTGCTGTCAGCAGCAGGACTCGGCTCCTCTATTCTCAGGAGGGGATTCTTTGAAATCTCCTTTCTGAGCCCCTAAGCCTGACCCACTCTCACCACctcagcctccttcctgctccaggCTCTCACTGCTGGCCCCCCTACCAACCTCACGCCCTTGCACTTGACTTCCAAGGCTACACTGGCATGCCATCAGTCCCCTGCCTCCACTGGTGCTGGCGGCAGCTGACAGTCTACCCCAGTCTTCAAAACCTCCCAAAGAGAACCCTCCCAGGCCCCTTATGCTAAAAATGCTCTCCTCCACCTCCTACCTTTGGTCTcaaaggggtggtggggaggcctCCCTCCATTCTCCGCCCGGTTCATGGTCTTGTTGTTCAGATCTGGTGGAGGCTCAGGGTACTCGCCCAGCTCAGGAATGATTTCCGTGGCGTCGTTCTTGAAGGCCTGCCACCCCTGGCCCTCGACCACGCGGAAGGCTGCATGCATCAGCAGGCAGACGAGACACAGGGCAAGAGAGAGCTGCATGGTGCCAGCCGGAGGAGGGCACCCGGCTTTCCAGTAGCACAGGCTCCGGTCCCCAGCCCGGACACGTTGGCCCTTTTAAAGCCCCCTCTGCCTCATGCCAGCCAATGAGGacgggctggggcagggctggtccCATGCTTCCCTCGGCCCAGGGGGAGGGAACGGGGTGTGCTCAGATCAAGCCCTCCCCAAAGACTTCTCGAGCTCAGAAATCTCCCAAATTGCGGCTGGTGCTCCCAGGTGACCCACAGCCAGGGGGGCGTGTGAGGCGAGCCTGCACTCAGCGCCTCCCACTTCTAGGCGGCTGGGGTTTTCAGATATCAAAATGAGCTCCAGCTCCTAATCTCTACCTCCCTGGGCCCTTCCGGCTTTCTCAAAACAAACTTGGGACCAGCTTAACGAAGGGAATTGCAGCTCTGAGTCCTCCACGGGTCTGAGCCCAGCTGATCCCGTTTCTTGGGTCAAGTTTATTTGTCACCCCACCCCCGAAAATGGTCCTCGGGTGTCTATTTGGCCCCCATAGACCCAGGCCAAGGCAGAAGGATGCTTTTTAAGAAATACCATTGGTCCCAACTTTGTGAGGCTCAGCATCCATGATTCTAACTGAGAAAGCCCTCTCGGCATCCtctggaagagaagagaggaaactgGAGGGCCGCAGTGAGGGTGCCCACTTGGCCAGGGGGGCAGGGACGCTGGTTTCAAGGCCAGGATGAGACGTCAACAGGCCCTGGTGATGGAGACAAGGAGGAAACCTCAGCTCATGATCCTTGGGGATCCTGCACTTGGTGACAGGCACTTCTTGGCAGGCTGATCTGCCAAAGGCAGTTATTTCCGGGGCCAGGCTGTGGGTAGGAGCAGAGAGCACAAAATCCCTTTTCTTAGCAAAAGTGAAAGCCAGCATTTTTAgtgctgacatttttttttcttgtctctcagcccattatatttttcaaaacgaGCTTCAAGTCCTATATGGCAAGTCCTATATGGAAAATATATTGGTGCATAGCATGGGGTGCATTCTGTGAAGCCATCCCAGGTCCAGCTAGCCACAAAGAAACCAAAAGGAATTGCTACCTCTGCCCTGGAGAAGAATGAGGGGCCTCAGAGGGGTAGAGGCGTGGGGGAAGAAGTTTCACACCTGAGGtgcaggaaaagaaaggagggcCAGCGGAAGCTTTCACTGCAGACAGATTGTTTGAGGAGCCGCACCCGTTCCTAGCCCCgaaggaggctgggaagagggCTGTGGCCCAGGTCCCCTTGGTATTTTCACTGGGCAATGAATCAGCCCAACCCACCGGCAGAGCCTCTGCAAAGCCTCTGCCACCTGCCTTGACTTGTAAGTCGCTGTGTCCATCTGCGGCCGTCTGTCCCTTCTTCCCATCATCCATCACTCGACACATGAATGCAGCTGCTCTGACAGTTTTACAAGCCAGACAGAAGCCCCTGCAGGAAGGGCCCTCTCTGATACCTGCTTCCTAAGTCAGTTTCCTTCAGGGCAGACGAAAACAGCTGTGGCCATTGTTGGGGGTGATCTATCTCTCCCCACAGAGCTGGCGGTGTTGTGAGAAGCCCTCTGAGCCCCCTCCCCATGTCTGTGACCCTCTGGcctctttttcctttgctctggAATGTGGACTGTTAACCCTGTTGTGGCCGGACAACTGTCTTTTTGCCCTGGACTTCGGAGAGGGCAGTTCTGATGCCTGGATGCCTTGAGCTGGCGGGATTGATGCTAGAGCGCCCCCTGCTGTTTGGACCTGCCTCCCATCCACAGGAAACCAAGACCATGGGGACCATCCTTGGAACAATTATGTCACCTGCTGGAGACAGAAGGAAGAGGCAGCGACCAGAGAATGGCGAGGCTCAGGATTTGTTACTTTATTTGAAACTGAAGTaatgtttggggtggggggaagaatcCAGTGGACTTGACCCTCCaaattatttccattcttttgaatTACTCTCTGCCAAGGTATAACCTGTGCTTTTGATAGAAGGGCTCAGAGACAACCTGCTATGATGCCACCTGCTTTTTCACTCAAAACTAATTCATTCAAACTTATATTTGTTTAGTCCACAAACTTGTCATTGTTCAGAGCCAGACAATACTCTCTGGAGTTAAACCCCTGGGGTTTAGCTGATTTCTGTTGTGGGTAGTTTAGGTTATTTCTCGTGCACCCCATGCTCAGTAGGGATGCCATGAGCATCTTTGGAAAAagtcatttttcaaattaaactttttattttggggcCATTGTAAATTCACATGCacttataagaaataatacagagaaaattcCCTGTTCCCTTTGCCCAGTTTCTCTGAATGGTAACACCTTGCAGAAACCAAAATACTGGCATTGACTGTCTTATTCAGATTTTCCGgttttatttgtatgtgtgtgtttagctTTATGTAACTTTATCACACATGTTGGTTCAAATAACCACTATCACTGCCAAGACAAAGAACCCATCTATGCCTTCAAAGATCCCTCTCCTTGCCCTTTTATAATCATGCCCTCCTTCTTCAGTCCTAACCTATGATACCGCTAATCTGTTCTcgatttctataattttgtcattttaacattttgtcattttgtcatttttatataactatgtcatataaatggaatccatCAGGATGTAACCTTTtgggactggcttttttcactcagcataattccctgaGATTCATCTGAGTTGTTGCAGGAATCCacaatttgttcctttttgttgctgagtagtattccacaaagtaattttttttttctttttaacttaaggGTTATTTCAGAAGTGAATGCTGGGTCTGAGAAGGTGAACAGTTTGCTATGTACTGCAGGTCCCCAGGCCCATCAGTGACAAACAAGTGAGCACGTGCCTGAGTTTGCTAAAGCTGCTGAAACAAAGTCCCACAGACTGCGTgaattaaacaacagaaattttttgtctcgtggttctggaggctgaagtcagagatcaaagtgttggcagggttggtacCTTCCGACACCTGTGAGGATGAGTCTGTGCCTCTCCCCTAGCTTCTGGGGgcttgctggcaatctttggcattccttggtttgCAGAAGCGTCATGCcaacctctgccttcatctttacacagtgttctccctgtgtgcgcATCTATGTCCTAattccccctttttataaggacaccagtcattttgGATTATCGCCCACCCTGATGACATCATCtcaactaattacatctgcaatggcTTTACTTCCAAAtacggtcacattctgaggtacttggATTCAACATGCGAA encodes the following:
- the SOST gene encoding sclerostin; its protein translation is MQLSLALCLVCLLMHAAFRVVEGQGWQAFKNDATEIIPELGEYPEPPPDLNNKTMNRAENGGRPPHHPFETKDASEYSCRELHFTRHVTDGPCRSAKPVTELVCSGQCGPARLLPNAIGRGKWWRPSGPDFRCIPDRYRAQRVQLLCPGGAAPRARKVRLVASCKCKRLTRFHNQSELKDFGPEAARPQKGRKPRPRARSTKANGAELENAY